From Algihabitans albus:
GATGTGCGGCGACCGCAGCACGGTGAAGCGCTCGATTTTCGTGGGCAAGGGAATCGGGCCACGGACCTGCGCACCGGTGCGCTTGGCCGTGTTCACGATCTCACCCGTCGACTGATCCAGCACCCGATGATCGAAGGCTTTCAGGCGGATGCGGATATTCTGGCTTTCCATGGCTTGCTCGACCGCTCTTATCCAAGAAACGACGAGGGGTTCCGAAGTAGATCGCGGACCCCCTCCCGCTCTAAAACTCCACTACTCGACGATTTTGGAGA
This genomic window contains:
- the rpsJ gene encoding 30S ribosomal protein S10, whose product is MESQNIRIRLKAFDHRVLDQSTGEIVNTAKRTGAQVRGPIPLPTKIERFTVLRSPHIDKKSREQFEIRTHKRLLDIVDPTPQTVDALMKLDLASGVDVEIKLKG